In Ferroplasma sp., a single window of DNA contains:
- the acs gene encoding acetate--CoA ligase encodes MKDTLPVDEKYRIHMTKYFQEYEASIKNTESFWKEKARVIDWFEPFDRVLDDSKKPFYRWFVNGKTNVSYNCLDRYINNEKRNKVAYIWIPEHGEEKVITYFGLYRRVNALAKALLNLGVKKGDGVTIYLPMILEAPIAMLACARIGAVFNVVFSGFGEEALAQRIDDSGSRTIITADGGYRKGKTVHLKKIVDAAIDLSRGVDNVIVVKNTKESIKMESGRDYYYDDVVEDSYVKPEELDSSDPLFILYTSGTTGKPKGIVHGNGGYPVWVANTMRWAFNPGEEDRWWCAADIGWITGHSYIVFAPLLLGVTSIMYEGAIDYPKPDRMWDIVERYGVNMLYTSPTAIRLLMKYGEKYPLMHDLSSLRVLGTVGEPINPAAWHWFYEEIGKSRCPIIDTYWQTETGGFTIAPSMALGMPDLKPGSATFPMPGIMPEILREDGTPAKSGEKGYIVIDRPWPGLMLTVNNDDKRYVDVYFSKYPGKYLMGDYAIKDEDDYYWLLGRSDEVLKVSGHRIGTIEIEDGLVSMKEVAEAAVFGKPDTVKGDTIVAFVTLKEGYEKSSELIDSLKKRMRTELGPIMVPEEIHIVDALPKTRSGKIMRRVIKAVYLNQVTGDVSTLENEASVEEIQRAMDIIRKGTGD; translated from the coding sequence ATGAAAGATACACTTCCTGTAGATGAGAAATACAGAATCCACATGACAAAGTATTTTCAGGAATATGAAGCATCAATTAAAAATACTGAAAGCTTCTGGAAAGAGAAGGCAAGGGTAATAGACTGGTTTGAGCCCTTTGACAGGGTTCTTGACGACTCTAAAAAGCCTTTCTACAGGTGGTTTGTAAACGGAAAAACTAATGTTTCATACAACTGTCTTGACCGGTATATTAATAATGAAAAAAGGAACAAGGTCGCATACATTTGGATTCCGGAGCATGGAGAGGAGAAAGTAATAACATATTTTGGTCTATACAGAAGGGTAAATGCACTGGCAAAGGCCCTTCTGAACCTTGGAGTTAAGAAGGGTGACGGTGTTACAATATATCTTCCCATGATACTTGAGGCACCCATAGCCATGCTGGCATGTGCCAGAATCGGAGCCGTATTCAATGTTGTATTCTCAGGATTCGGTGAGGAGGCGCTGGCACAGAGGATAGATGATTCCGGGTCCAGGACCATCATAACAGCAGACGGCGGATACAGAAAGGGAAAAACAGTCCATCTGAAAAAGATAGTAGATGCCGCAATAGATCTGAGCAGGGGCGTAGATAATGTAATTGTTGTTAAAAACACAAAGGAAAGCATAAAAATGGAATCAGGGCGTGATTATTATTACGATGATGTTGTCGAGGACTCCTATGTTAAGCCAGAGGAGCTGGATTCCAGTGACCCATTATTCATACTTTATACATCAGGAACCACAGGAAAGCCCAAGGGAATAGTCCATGGAAATGGTGGATACCCTGTATGGGTTGCAAATACAATGAGGTGGGCATTCAACCCCGGAGAGGAGGACAGGTGGTGGTGTGCAGCAGACATAGGGTGGATAACAGGGCACAGCTATATTGTGTTTGCCCCATTGTTACTGGGTGTAACATCCATAATGTACGAGGGTGCAATAGATTACCCAAAACCTGACAGGATGTGGGACATTGTGGAAAGGTACGGTGTAAATATGCTCTATACATCCCCAACCGCAATAAGATTATTAATGAAGTACGGGGAGAAATATCCACTTATGCATGACCTATCATCCCTGAGGGTGCTGGGCACTGTTGGAGAGCCCATAAACCCTGCAGCATGGCACTGGTTCTATGAAGAAATTGGAAAGAGCAGGTGCCCGATAATAGATACATACTGGCAGACAGAAACAGGAGGATTCACCATAGCACCATCCATGGCACTTGGAATGCCTGACCTGAAGCCCGGTTCTGCCACATTCCCCATGCCAGGCATAATGCCTGAAATACTCAGAGAGGACGGGACACCTGCAAAGAGTGGGGAGAAAGGATATATAGTAATTGATAGGCCGTGGCCCGGGCTCATGCTTACAGTAAATAATGACGATAAAAGATATGTTGATGTGTACTTCTCTAAATATCCGGGGAAATACCTCATGGGTGATTATGCCATAAAGGACGAGGACGACTATTACTGGCTCCTGGGAAGAAGCGATGAGGTACTGAAGGTTTCAGGCCACAGAATCGGAACAATAGAAATCGAGGATGGCCTTGTATCCATGAAAGAGGTTGCAGAGGCAGCAGTCTTTGGAAAGCCGGATACCGTCAAGGGAGATACAATAGTTGCCTTTGTAACCCTAAAAGAGGGTTATGAAAAAAGCAGTGAATTGATAGATTCCCTGAAAAAGCGCATGAGGACTGAACTCGGCCCCATTATGGTTCCGGAGGAAATACACATAGTTGATGCGCTTCCAAAAACAAGGTCTGGAAAAATCATGAGGCGTGTAATAAAGGCAGTATATCTAAACCAGGTAACAGGTGATGTCAGCACCCTGGAAAATGAGGCATCAGTTGAAGAGATTCAGAGGGCAATGGACATAATAAGGAAAGGGACAGGCGATTAA
- a CDS encoding ATP-NAD kinase family protein: protein MIVKKVAFFVNPLAGYGGIRNNKGSDNLSLKNISDSVSVKRAIEFLKGINSKGIEFIVPSGPMGSMEMDQAGITCSISYYPGEPSSREDTINFVHSAEETDLICFVGGDGTARDILTAGTDLPVFGIPSGVKMYSSVFAMNIRNAVEVFNRVCNQDISYIRAEVDDINEEKYRSGILEVKKFGELMVPDTAGVVISSKAEYPESSVFDIAEYLLDNMDPETYYIIGPGSTCKALINSMGMHTNMLGFDVIKGKQLISADAGEDQIYHFVATGRAKIIISIIGGQGFLLGRGNQQISHRILASIGFENICVISSREKIADLDGLSIDINTDNIAVPKYVRVLTGYGQYRIMKLKD, encoded by the coding sequence ATGATTGTGAAAAAAGTGGCATTTTTTGTCAATCCCCTGGCGGGTTACGGTGGAATCAGGAATAACAAGGGCTCAGACAACCTGTCCTTAAAAAACATCAGTGATTCAGTATCAGTCAAACGTGCTATTGAGTTTCTTAAAGGAATCAACAGTAAGGGAATAGAATTCATAGTACCTTCTGGCCCAATGGGCTCAATGGAGATGGATCAGGCTGGGATAACCTGCAGCATTTCCTATTATCCCGGGGAGCCATCATCCAGAGAAGATACCATTAATTTTGTCCATTCTGCAGAGGAGACAGATCTCATCTGTTTTGTGGGCGGCGATGGAACTGCCAGAGACATCCTTACTGCAGGTACTGACCTGCCGGTTTTTGGCATTCCCTCAGGGGTAAAAATGTACAGCTCTGTATTTGCAATGAATATAAGGAATGCTGTAGAAGTTTTTAACAGGGTATGCAATCAGGACATAAGCTATATAAGGGCCGAAGTGGACGATATTAATGAGGAAAAATACCGATCAGGCATACTGGAGGTAAAAAAATTCGGTGAATTGATGGTTCCTGACACCGCTGGTGTGGTAATTTCATCCAAGGCAGAATACCCAGAATCATCAGTGTTTGATATTGCAGAATACCTCCTAGATAATATGGACCCAGAAACATATTATATAATCGGCCCAGGAAGTACCTGCAAGGCATTGATAAATTCCATGGGCATGCATACAAATATGCTGGGCTTTGACGTTATTAAAGGTAAACAATTAATATCAGCCGATGCAGGAGAGGATCAAATTTATCATTTCGTGGCAACTGGTAGGGCAAAAATAATAATATCTATCATAGGTGGTCAGGGTTTCCTTCTGGGCCGTGGAAATCAGCAAATATCACACAGAATTCTGGCATCAATAGGTTTTGAAAATATATGTGTCATATCCTCCCGAGAAAAGATAGCAGACCTGGATGGGTTGTCCATAGATATCAATACAGACAATATTGCAGTCCCAAAATATGTAAGGGTTCTTACCGGCTACGGGCAGTACAGAATAATGAAACTTAAAGATTAA
- the aroC gene encoding chorismate synthase yields MFSLGNEIRLTVFGSSHGPYIGGIVDGLPAGTEISREYIQKWLDRRRPGQSLITTQRNEEDAIEIISGSRNGFSDGSPFTFLFKNKDYIDKHYDELKNNPRPGHADLTMFYKYGDFRNYEGGGFFSGRMTLPLVAAGALAMSILDVYGIKIVTYIKSAGGISMKSEPPLEPEDVYAYRTRMPDKDMDELLYSRILKIIKEGDSLGSIIKTSVYNVPTGVGEPFFNSVESEISRAMFSIPGLKGVEFGAGFNLGGMRGSEANDEFYTDGKKIMTRTNNSGGVLGGITDGMPVEFSVVMKPTSSIRIPQKSVNIATMEPSEVRVTGRHDPFISFRAVPVIQTLTAFVILDLMASGRKL; encoded by the coding sequence ATGTTTTCACTGGGCAATGAAATAAGACTCACAGTTTTCGGGTCATCACACGGCCCATACATAGGTGGTATAGTGGACGGACTGCCTGCCGGGACGGAAATCAGCAGAGAGTATATCCAGAAATGGCTTGACAGGAGAAGGCCAGGGCAGAGCCTTATTACCACACAGAGAAATGAGGAGGATGCCATAGAAATTATTTCAGGTTCCAGGAATGGATTTTCTGACGGGTCTCCATTTACATTCCTTTTTAAAAATAAGGACTATATCGATAAACATTATGACGAACTGAAAAATAACCCGAGACCGGGACACGCGGATTTAACAATGTTTTACAAGTATGGTGATTTCAGGAACTATGAGGGCGGTGGCTTTTTCTCTGGGAGGATGACGCTTCCCCTTGTTGCTGCAGGTGCACTGGCCATGAGCATACTGGATGTCTATGGAATAAAAATTGTGACCTACATTAAATCAGCCGGAGGCATATCAATGAAATCTGAACCACCTTTAGAACCTGAGGATGTCTATGCATACAGAACCAGGATGCCGGATAAGGACATGGATGAATTGCTTTACAGCAGGATACTGAAAATAATAAAAGAGGGGGATAGCCTCGGAAGCATTATAAAAACATCTGTATATAATGTTCCTACAGGTGTCGGGGAACCGTTTTTCAATTCTGTGGAAAGTGAAATATCCAGGGCCATGTTTTCCATACCCGGGCTAAAGGGCGTGGAATTCGGTGCAGGGTTTAATCTCGGGGGCATGAGGGGATCTGAGGCAAACGATGAATTTTATACTGATGGGAAAAAAATTATGACAAGGACAAACAATTCTGGTGGCGTTCTTGGAGGAATTACGGATGGTATGCCAGTTGAATTCAGTGTGGTGATGAAACCCACATCCTCAATAAGAATACCGCAGAAAAGTGTTAATATAGCAACAATGGAGCCATCAGAGGTTAGGGTTACGGGAAGGCATGACCCTTTCATATCATTCAGGGCCGTTCCTGTTATACAGACATTAACTGCATTTGTTATACTTGATCTGATGGCATCAGGGAGGAAATTATAG
- a CDS encoding MBL fold metallo-hydrolase — translation MKILAIGTWGAGLVPKKRNTSFLIDDSTLLDCGPHTVGYLINQGINLDAIKRVLVTHLHLDHAGGISEFIWQRALHGVDTEVNIVGPPELSKSISGILKYYHTPAFMMRGITFNENEPGLNIMLGKHTVEEYMYRFKSSGKTVFYSGDTSYTDAAVENGRNSELFIHEATYQDGMENEAKKYGHSTVSEAILAFSASRSRIFMPTHMSSESIKQVLSIHSNNFIVPVEGEVYNI, via the coding sequence ATGAAGATTCTGGCCATCGGTACATGGGGAGCAGGGCTTGTGCCAAAAAAAAGAAATACATCCTTTTTGATTGATGATAGTACGCTTCTGGACTGCGGTCCACATACGGTGGGATATTTAATTAATCAGGGTATTAATCTTGACGCAATAAAGAGAGTTTTGGTTACACACCTGCATCTTGACCATGCCGGAGGCATTTCCGAATTTATCTGGCAGAGGGCCCTGCATGGTGTAGATACAGAAGTAAACATCGTAGGTCCCCCTGAACTTTCAAAAAGCATTTCTGGAATCTTGAAATATTACCATACCCCGGCTTTCATGATGAGAGGGATTACATTTAATGAAAATGAGCCTGGATTAAATATCATGCTAGGAAAGCACACTGTTGAAGAATATATGTACAGGTTCAAATCCTCTGGAAAAACTGTGTTCTATTCTGGGGATACATCATACACTGACGCTGCAGTTGAAAACGGAAGAAACTCTGAACTTTTCATACATGAGGCAACATACCAGGATGGAATGGAGAATGAGGCAAAGAAATACGGGCATTCAACAGTTTCTGAAGCCATACTCGCATTCAGTGCCAGCAGGTCCAGAATTTTTATGCCAACACATATGTCCAGCGAATCAATTAAGCAGGTTTTATCTATACATAGCAATAATTTTATTGTGCCAGTGGAAGGAGAGGTGTATAATATATGA
- a CDS encoding DUF92 domain-containing protein — protein MLTTIYYIIASAVILIALFIGALKFRIFDFKGTVAALIVGIIIVVLGSLYWLILMLIFAITAQVATKFRIKDKAREKLQEGENGERHASNVIYAALIGVVIAAMNGLRIDGFPYFLIFGVSFASVNADTFASEIGVFDKNVYMITSFKKIKPGVNGGVSLLGEAMALLGAFIIGIAYIILDFQGFAIVPLIVITLLGFTGCQVDSLLGSLFENRGKMSKGQVNAFSTLIAVAIAFLIYL, from the coding sequence GTGCTAACGACCATTTATTACATCATTGCGTCAGCAGTGATCCTTATAGCCTTATTTATAGGGGCTCTGAAATTCCGTATTTTCGATTTTAAAGGTACGGTTGCAGCCCTTATAGTCGGAATAATAATTGTTGTGCTTGGATCCCTTTACTGGCTTATACTGATGCTTATCTTTGCCATTACGGCACAGGTGGCAACAAAATTCAGGATTAAGGATAAGGCTAGAGAAAAATTACAGGAAGGTGAAAACGGAGAAAGGCACGCATCAAACGTGATTTATGCTGCATTGATAGGCGTTGTTATTGCAGCTATGAATGGGCTTAGGATTGATGGTTTTCCATATTTTCTTATTTTCGGTGTTTCATTTGCATCCGTAAATGCAGATACCTTTGCCTCCGAAATAGGAGTATTCGATAAGAATGTGTATATGATAACAAGTTTCAAAAAGATAAAACCAGGTGTTAATGGAGGTGTATCCTTATTGGGGGAAGCAATGGCGCTCCTGGGGGCATTCATAATAGGAATTGCATACATTATACTGGATTTTCAAGGTTTTGCGATAGTTCCCCTTATTGTGATTACACTTTTAGGATTCACTGGATGCCAGGTGGATAGCCTGCTGGGTTCACTGTTTGAAAACCGCGGTAAGATGTCAAAGGGACAGGTAAATGCGTTTTCAACGCTGATTGCTGTTGCCATAGCCTTTTTGATATATCTTTAA
- a CDS encoding APC family permease, translating into MDNNKSKDFPKTLRRGQVGTFGAIAEEISAMAPACDSIAFVVASAAFAFFLTPLSFIIATLTMFLEVNTLYHLSKRHASAGGYYGYVATAFGPTPAIFSGLMYPFYQIVSTAAIPVFVAGVVLPGVVQYFIHVGMPAWIWLPFILVFIIVPIIIAIVGIRPQMKYIRVAAFFEIIFLIVLSTIIIIKAPDNTVNVFNPYGFPQYRSWFSAEGGPIAGLGLGMVFGLTSFIGYGGSAPLGEEATHPKAITRSLVFGLLITGITLTEVSYAQIVGWGIPLMQSFTSSAIPGVITATLYTGAIGGIMFSLVAFNSAFSDSVAMQSNGGRVYYAMGRDYILPQFFSKIHKKYQTPSNALIFVATMASILAVGVTFLVTYGAGIPVKDIISGNADSSMVVTALTDSFDLLTTLALGGLIITHILLNTSVMTMFYRLKEKHTGIKKIIHPIEHYVFPSIATVIFIFVLYESVVPPVYPITDGIVIIALYSIFAIGYSLYLKKTKPDKVKNAGLTVNLVAEEKLSGGSK; encoded by the coding sequence ATGGATAATAATAAATCTAAAGATTTCCCTAAAACTCTAAGGAGAGGCCAGGTAGGTACCTTTGGGGCTATTGCAGAAGAAATCTCTGCCATGGCACCAGCCTGCGATTCAATTGCATTTGTCGTTGCCTCAGCAGCATTTGCATTCTTCTTGACTCCTCTGTCATTTATCATAGCCACGCTGACAATGTTTCTTGAGGTTAATACCCTCTACCATCTATCCAAGAGGCATGCAAGTGCCGGTGGTTATTATGGATATGTTGCCACGGCTTTCGGACCGACCCCTGCAATATTCTCCGGACTAATGTACCCATTTTACCAGATCGTGAGCACAGCTGCAATTCCTGTATTCGTTGCAGGTGTTGTTCTTCCGGGCGTTGTGCAGTATTTTATACATGTTGGGATGCCTGCATGGATATGGTTACCATTTATCCTTGTTTTCATCATAGTACCCATAATAATTGCAATAGTTGGAATCAGACCCCAGATGAAATATATCAGGGTGGCAGCCTTCTTTGAAATTATATTTCTGATTGTTTTATCCACCATAATTATAATTAAGGCTCCTGATAATACAGTGAACGTTTTTAACCCATACGGTTTCCCACAGTACAGGTCATGGTTTTCTGCAGAGGGAGGCCCAATTGCAGGATTAGGCCTAGGAATGGTTTTTGGTCTTACCAGTTTTATTGGCTATGGTGGGTCAGCCCCCCTGGGCGAAGAGGCAACACACCCAAAAGCCATTACCAGGTCCCTGGTGTTCGGTCTTCTGATTACCGGGATAACCCTGACAGAGGTTTCATATGCACAGATAGTGGGATGGGGGATACCATTGATGCAATCCTTTACAAGCAGTGCTATTCCAGGAGTTATTACTGCTACTTTATATACCGGAGCTATAGGGGGCATAATGTTCTCACTGGTAGCTTTCAATTCGGCCTTTTCAGATTCTGTTGCCATGCAGTCAAATGGGGGGAGGGTTTATTACGCCATGGGCCGTGATTATATACTACCTCAATTCTTTTCAAAGATACATAAAAAATACCAGACCCCTTCAAACGCATTAATATTTGTTGCCACCATGGCCTCTATACTTGCAGTAGGTGTTACATTCCTTGTGACATACGGGGCAGGAATTCCTGTAAAGGATATCATAAGTGGAAACGCAGACTCATCTATGGTGGTAACAGCACTTACTGACTCATTTGACCTGCTCACAACCCTGGCACTGGGGGGCCTTATAATCACACATATACTTCTCAATACTAGTGTAATGACAATGTTTTACAGGCTTAAGGAAAAGCATACTGGCATTAAAAAGATCATTCATCCTATAGAGCATTATGTATTTCCAAGCATAGCCACTGTTATTTTCATATTCGTTCTCTACGAATCTGTGGTACCACCGGTTTACCCTATCACCGACGGAATCGTAATTATAGCTCTCTACTCTATTTTTGCAATAGGCTACTCACTTTATCTGAAGAAGACAAAACCCGATAAGGTCAAAAATGCTGGATTAACGGTTAACCTTGTTGCCGAGGAAAAATTAAGTGGTGGATCAAAATAA
- a CDS encoding DUF2070 family protein, protein MVQKGKTLAGLSRYAKKSPKWYYFVVPLLIIFIIDYLILGHIRNLLVILIIPFFILIIVDFTLIRLTNKGFNFNRIAYLDFISIGMATLFFWVGILLNPFISMPYYYILALGIAFPAFLRFLVLYIYYPANIGTATVFSANYTFSYIASSLIFYHVSSVALKFVIPMIVATLVYILFSYLFLKLTTIKFTKKYKSKPSELIEFFLNRDTDGEIGEKFFNHVYNRKRRVPVVTANVKAENRDLVTLVFPFVHPGPFGNLCTSNLPLKLANELGRDNIMVFHTATTNSNNCSGKDDIKNIADSIKRSLENMEYADYVSDFVKFNVDGYDVSLQKFGNSGFSTVIPYGRPFDDISLESGLKVMDALQKNGASHFALLDAQNSFTKDAEELHNCDMIIDPLIKNFNLVQSEYPAFIGYARNYQKIDGLASMGVQVLVLKIKDYYNAIVLTDSNNISRDIIKMARGGSDPRVRNMDIYTTDNHVVNVGQLDINPLGMHCDAESVANLINKTVLEAIDCAAPAMVGMYTEYVNVTMGEENAFHNLIQTVLASLRTAKYSIGFVLLISMLISVFSFRYLVLHL, encoded by the coding sequence ATGGTGCAAAAGGGAAAGACGCTTGCAGGCCTCTCAAGGTATGCAAAGAAATCACCAAAATGGTACTATTTTGTGGTGCCGTTACTCATAATATTCATAATAGATTATCTAATACTGGGGCATATCAGGAATCTACTTGTCATACTAATAATACCATTTTTTATCCTGATTATAGTGGATTTTACATTAATAAGATTAACAAATAAAGGATTCAATTTTAACCGCATAGCCTATCTGGATTTTATTTCCATAGGCATGGCAACATTATTCTTCTGGGTGGGCATACTCCTAAATCCGTTTATTTCAATGCCATATTATTATATTCTTGCACTGGGAATAGCATTTCCTGCATTCCTGAGATTCCTCGTCCTCTATATATATTATCCGGCAAATATTGGAACGGCCACTGTCTTTTCTGCAAATTATACTTTTTCATATATAGCATCATCGCTGATCTTTTACCATGTATCCAGTGTGGCCCTGAAATTTGTTATACCCATGATTGTGGCTACACTAGTTTACATTTTATTCTCATATCTGTTCTTAAAATTAACCACCATAAAATTTACCAAAAAATACAAATCAAAACCATCAGAGCTTATTGAGTTCTTTCTTAACAGAGACACGGATGGTGAAATAGGGGAGAAGTTCTTTAATCATGTCTACAACAGGAAGAGGCGCGTCCCTGTTGTGACTGCCAATGTAAAAGCCGAAAACAGGGACCTTGTAACACTGGTGTTTCCATTTGTGCATCCCGGCCCCTTCGGCAATTTATGCACCAGCAATCTTCCACTGAAACTTGCAAATGAACTGGGAAGGGACAATATAATGGTCTTCCATACAGCTACAACAAACAGCAATAACTGCAGCGGAAAAGATGATATAAAAAATATCGCCGATTCAATAAAAAGGTCGCTAGAAAACATGGAATATGCAGATTATGTTTCAGATTTTGTTAAATTCAATGTTGACGGTTATGATGTATCCCTCCAGAAATTCGGGAATTCAGGATTTTCAACAGTTATACCATATGGCAGGCCCTTTGATGATATCTCACTGGAATCAGGTTTGAAGGTTATGGACGCACTTCAGAAAAATGGAGCCAGCCATTTTGCACTTCTTGATGCCCAGAACAGTTTCACAAAGGATGCTGAGGAACTCCATAACTGTGATATGATCATAGATCCCCTGATAAAAAACTTCAACCTAGTACAATCCGAATATCCTGCTTTTATCGGCTATGCAAGGAATTACCAGAAAATCGATGGCTTAGCATCTATGGGTGTCCAGGTACTGGTTTTAAAGATAAAGGACTATTACAACGCCATAGTACTTACTGATTCAAATAACATCAGCAGGGACATAATAAAGATGGCAAGGGGAGGTTCAGATCCCCGGGTCAGGAATATGGATATATATACAACGGACAATCATGTTGTCAATGTTGGGCAGCTTGACATAAACCCGCTGGGAATGCACTGTGATGCGGAATCAGTTGCAAACCTCATAAATAAAACTGTTCTCGAGGCAATTGACTGTGCCGCCCCTGCAATGGTTGGTATGTATACTGAATATGTGAACGTAACCATGGGCGAGGAAAATGCCTTCCACAATCTTATTCAGACAGTTCTTGCATCGCTGCGCACGGCAAAATACTCCATAGGTTTCGTCCTTCTCATATCAATGCTTATCTCAGTGTTCTCATTCAGGTATCTTGTTCTACACCTATAA
- a CDS encoding electron transfer flavoprotein subunit alpha/FixB family protein, with protein MKALVFSDEPKNAREIITYLRGKMDIDVISAEDKELPEYGAKKVYFYRDGFIDNLSKFLVDYLSKNKYDFIFISSTNTGRELAGILSYRLKMKCMPEIFSFEQGDKTVTKRFFHGGKTVVEEESNFHMFTVSPGICEAEKSDKKSEVENMTLDKSNYKIVNVKSKNTAGTDIRNARVIVSIGRGLGSQENIEKIKPLVEELHAEIAGSRPVCLDYKWLSEDKQVGLSGKKVRPDFYIALGISGQIQHIAGIRGSKTIIAINKDKSAPIFEECDYGIVGDLFTIVPELVEKLK; from the coding sequence ATGAAAGCATTAGTATTCTCAGATGAACCAAAAAATGCCAGGGAAATAATAACATACCTGCGTGGAAAGATGGACATAGATGTTATATCAGCCGAAGACAAGGAATTGCCTGAATATGGTGCCAAGAAAGTATATTTCTACAGGGATGGATTTATAGATAATCTCAGCAAATTCCTCGTAGATTATCTGTCAAAAAATAAGTATGATTTTATATTCATTTCTTCCACCAACACTGGAAGAGAGCTTGCAGGCATACTATCCTACAGGCTTAAAATGAAATGCATGCCTGAAATATTCTCATTTGAACAGGGTGATAAAACAGTGACAAAGAGGTTCTTCCATGGCGGTAAAACTGTTGTTGAAGAAGAAAGTAATTTCCATATGTTCACTGTATCACCAGGCATATGTGAGGCAGAAAAATCTGATAAAAAGTCTGAGGTTGAAAACATGACCCTGGATAAGAGCAATTATAAAATAGTTAATGTGAAGAGTAAAAACACTGCAGGAACAGATATAAGAAACGCCAGGGTTATTGTTTCCATAGGAAGAGGGCTTGGAAGCCAGGAGAACATAGAGAAAATTAAACCACTTGTGGAGGAACTTCATGCTGAAATAGCAGGTTCAAGGCCCGTTTGCCTGGATTATAAATGGCTAAGTGAGGATAAGCAGGTGGGGCTTTCAGGTAAAAAAGTAAGACCAGATTTTTATATAGCACTGGGAATATCCGGGCAGATACAGCATATAGCGGGAATACGTGGGTCCAAAACAATAATAGCAATAAATAAGGACAAGAGCGCTCCTATATTCGAGGAGTGTGACTACGGTATAGTGGGGGATCTTTTTACAATTGTTCCGGAACTGGTAGAGAAACTGAAATAA
- a CDS encoding HAD family hydrolase: MIEIEEANKIYNTPGKDYLEGIKLVTFDMDGVLLKNRNSWDVIINRAMRKHSNEGKMVYTFDYLHRNGVPDHLYANLTQTKIRTYINLNDMTSNVMRTLEYLRHRKIKTAIVSAGSHIFAEYIAELMGMDYYIGNEVDTTAHKFIKNVDPAKKDLNVANIQSILGVSPEETLSVGDSFMDLSMKRKSRYFVAFNTASYRTLEYSDFTVESTNLYDIISRLTGH, translated from the coding sequence ATGATAGAAATAGAAGAAGCAAATAAAATATATAATACTCCTGGAAAGGACTACCTGGAGGGCATAAAACTGGTGACCTTTGATATGGATGGGGTATTACTGAAAAATAGAAATTCATGGGACGTAATAATTAACAGGGCAATGAGAAAACACAGTAATGAAGGGAAAATGGTGTATACTTTCGACTATCTCCACAGAAACGGAGTGCCTGATCATTTATATGCAAACCTTACCCAGACCAAAATAAGGACATACATCAATCTAAATGATATGACATCGAATGTAATGAGAACCCTTGAATACCTCAGGCACAGAAAGATTAAAACTGCAATTGTTTCTGCAGGATCCCATATATTTGCGGAATACATTGCAGAACTCATGGGTATGGATTATTACATAGGAAACGAGGTTGATACCACGGCGCATAAATTTATCAAAAATGTTGACCCCGCCAAAAAAGACCTAAATGTTGCTAATATCCAGTCCATTCTGGGTGTGTCTCCGGAGGAAACACTGAGTGTTGGGGATTCGTTTATGGATCTTTCCATGAAAAGGAAATCCAGATACTTCGTTGCTTTCAATACTGCAAGTTACAGGACACTTGAATATTCAGATTTCACTGTTGAATCAACCAATCTATATGATATAATCAGCAGGCTGACTGGGCACTAA
- a CDS encoding DsrE family protein, protein MKIILSVDSEEKISMSITAAEHLSEMEGTDLVEVVYLNGGIAAVVERNRIKPMLENKKVQVVACGTSMQARSIEKDELAPGVVYVPASLKEIIKRQQEGYTYLVL, encoded by the coding sequence ATGAAAATAATACTTTCAGTAGATTCAGAGGAAAAAATATCCATGTCTATCACCGCAGCAGAGCACCTTTCAGAAATGGAGGGTACCGATCTTGTGGAAGTGGTATACCTTAACGGTGGAATAGCGGCAGTAGTTGAAAGAAACAGGATAAAGCCCATGCTTGAGAACAAAAAAGTACAGGTTGTTGCATGTGGAACATCAATGCAGGCAAGGAGCATCGAAAAGGATGAACTGGCCCCTGGAGTAGTTTATGTTCCTGCAAGCCTGAAGGAAATTATAAAAAGGCAGCAGGAAGGATATACCTATCTTGTTTTATAA